taacagttatgcccacccacttcacaggagtaatgctttctgtgccccttcacagtagtaatgtcatgtgccccttcatagtagtaatgtccattgtgcccacttcatagtAGTAGTTCCctctgtgccaccttcacagtaataatgcacattgtgcccccttcaaagttataatgccctctgtgcccctttgtagtagtattgtcctctgtgcccctttgtagtagtaacaGTATTGTCCTCTGTGCCCCGTTTGTATTAGTattaccctctgtgccccctttgtagtaataatgccttctgtgcccccatcatggtagaaatgccctctgggCACACAGTACCTACTAACCTTATCCTGTTTCTGAAGCTCACatccctctcttccctgcagacacagatcgctctgcagcactgtatgGGAGGACCTTAGGCAGATTTCCTGGCTGCAGGCTCtgcccacacaggccggcagcgtGATTCGTgcttgcaggctgaatggtggagcggggagaagtcttcctgcttcaccattctgtgcgctgccggcctgaaggaggggaggagcgtgggagctgagcggtgagtgacaggaccacagctccctgcgctccagcaatgaacgCTTCTATCTATATTgacggaagcgctcattgcttgtGGGCTCTGGCACGCCCCTAAGAGCGGGCACCCGGGGTGTAGtagtagtgccctccatattgtgcccaataaagCCCACACAGtacctataatattattaatgcccccataaGGAATTAAgtctcctctatagtgcccctagcAGTTAGAAGGACCCCTTTTAAGGTACCCCTTTAGAGTCCTAAGAAGTGTCCATGAAGCAGTGTCCCTTTGGTTATAATGACCCCCTGTAGTGtaccctgtagtgccagtacgTATAAGGCCCTTGTAGTGCTCCGGCCTGCATTATAATGCCTCTCTGTATTTCCATTCGTATTATAATACTCCCTGTAGTTGTCTGGCCTATATTATAATGCCTCCTCTACAGTGGCCACTACAGTATAATGCCAATTCCTGTAGTACTAATATGTATATTGCAGGGCTGCagcaaacgattattttagtaatcgagtattctactgATTATTTTTATGAtgaatcgagtactctaataagtaaaaatgaattaatagtcTGTTTTCCTTTAAAAAACTCATCAGACTTCCTGCCATCAGtacccaacacccttcgttctccccctgtgtgatcagctcaagtgcatcagttcccccccagtgccatcagctccattccccccagtgccatcagctccagtatcccccagtgccatcagcttcccccgtgccctcagctccgttcccccagagccatcagctctcccccacccagtgccatcagctccactcccccagcgccatcagctccactcccccaccccagcgccatcagctccactcccccaccccagcgccatcagctccactcccccaccccagcgccatcagctccactcgaccagtgccatcagctccagtaTCCCCCAGTGCCCTCAGCTCCAGTATCCCCCAGTGccctcagctccactcccccagtgccctcagctccactcccccaccccagtgccatcagctccactcccccaccccagtgccatcagctccactatcccaccccagcgccatcagctccactcaaccagtgccatcagctccactcccccttgtgccattgtCTCTCCCCCTTGTATCATAGTCTCTGCTACCCTTGTGCtctcctgcccctcctcctgacaACTGGAGTGcacagtgtcattggttgctatgatgctggGCACTCGGGCACCCCGCCATAGTCGCGCCCCTACCCCCTTGGTGTCACCAACTTACATTTCCAGCAGGggccgacactccatcgttccACGCTGCTCTGGGCCTGCCGTcacacagcgcgtcaggtcacggcatgcgtacgtcaggaggtcagtACAGCGCAGGaccatggatgtgctgtggagtgtccggaggccccctgctggaaaggtgagtattccaaGTGCATTGCGGGCCAGCGGGAGCCCACGGAGCAGGAATAATAGCAAGCGcattactcccgctccgtggtcacgtgacacaaacgaatcctccatgcaaaaaatttgcagtgAGGATTATATTttttgtcgaattactcgatttaatcgagtactcgttgcagccctagtataATGATCTCACCCCCCCATATCTCCCTGCAGCAGTAGTAGATAATGCTTTCTCTTTGTAGCATCATGcctctctatatataatgttcccccacAGTATAATGCTCTCACCTGTAGTGTATTGCCGCCCCCCTATGGTACAATGCTCTcccctcctgtattataatgccccattTATAAAATGCTCTCCTCTAGTATAAGgcctccatatataatgctccccctgcaGTATATTGCCCCATATATAATGCACTTCCCCTTTAGAATAATGCCCTCATATAAAATGCTCTGCCCCTCCCTTATTATAATGCTCCATTTATAAAATGCTCTCCTCCTCTAATATAAggcccccatatataatgctccccctgtagtataatgaccctatatataatgctctcctcctctagtataatgccccccatatataatgctctccccccctctagtataatgccccatatataatgctctcctcctctagtataatgccccccatatataatgctctcccgctctagtataatgcccctatatataatgctctcctcctctagtataatgcccccatatataaccctctctagtataatgcccccatatataatgctctcgccctctagtataatgcccctatatataatactccccctgtagtataatgacccatatataatgctctcccgctctagtataatgcccctatataatgctctcccgctctagtataatgcccccatatataatgctctctcccctctagtataatgcccccatatataatgctctccccctctagtataatgcccccatatataaccctctctagtataatgcccccatatataatgctctctcccctctagtataatgcccccatatataatgctctcagctctagtataatgcccctatataTAACCCTCTCCctctctagtataatgccccatatataatgctctccccctctagtataatgcccctatatataatactccccctgtagtataatgccccatatataatacTCTCCcgctctagtataatgcccctatatataatgctctcctcctctagtataatgcccgcatatataatgctctcccccctctagtataatgcccctatatataatgctctcctccTCTAGTATAATACCCCCCATATATAACCCTCTTCctctctagtataatgcccccatatataatgctctccccccctctagtataatgcccccacatataATGCTCtaccccctctagtataatgctctcccccctcTAGTACAATGCCCCCATATATGATGCtctctccccctctagtataatgcccccacatataatgctctcccccctagtataatgcccccatatataatgctctccccccctctagtataatgccccatatataatgctctcctcctctagtataatgccccatatataatgctctcctcctctagtataatgcccccatatataatgctctccccctctagtataatgtgcccacatataatgctccccctgtagtataatgaccCAAATATAATGCTCTCctcctctagtataatgcccctatatataatgctctcctcctctagtataatgcccctatatataatgctctcccccctctagtataatgcccccacatataatgctctcccccctcTAGTATACtgcccccatatataatgctctcccccctctagtataatgccccatatataatgctctcccccctctagtataatgccccatatataatgctctcccccctctagtataatgccccccatatataatgctctcccccctcTAGTATACtgcccccatatataatgctctcccccctctagtataatgccccatatataatgcgTTCTTCCTCCCATAGTGATATACATAGATATAGTTAAAAAGACAAACTCACCTGTATTTGTCTGCGATGCAGGCGGTGGCAATGACGTCACCTCAACCTCCTGCGCCAGGTCACAGGCTGCGTGATGATGTAGGCACGTGACAGCATTGCTACGCCGCCCATGACCTGGTGAGTTTGTGATGACGTTATCACGAACGTTCTACTGCCTCATGAGCTTCAGGCCTTCTCATGGTAGAAGCGGGCCTAACGTCACTAAAATACTGCGGTAATTAAGAAATAGTGATATCGCCGTTAATTAATACCATGGTATATCATAGATACCGGATTATCGCCCAACCCTACCTTCACCACTAACCTCCTTTCAGACCCCTCCAACATACATTCCCATATCAAATACATCATtctcccctgccttcagcccctccagcatacagtcctatggaagatacatcactccccctgcattcagtccctccagcatacagtcccatgtaagatacatcactcttcCTGCATTCagtccctccagcatacagtcccatgtaagatgcaTCACTCCCACTGTCTTCAGTCCCTCTAacatacatcactccccctgcattcagtccctccagcatacagtccaatgtaagatacatcactccccctgcattCAGTCACTCCAGCATACAGTGCCATGTAAGAAACATCACTCCCACTGTCTTCagtccctctaacatacagtcccatgtaaaatacatcactccccctgcattcagtccctccagcatacagtcccatgtaagatacatcactcttcCTGCATTCagtccctccagcatacagtcccatgtaagatgcaTCACTCCCACTGTCTTCAGTCCCTCTAacatacatcactccccctgcattcagtccctccagcatacagtccaatgtaagatacatcactccccctgcattCAGTCACTCCAGCATACAGTGCCATGTAAGAAACATCACTCCCACTGTCTTCagtccctctaacatacagtcccatgtaaaatacatcactccccctgcattcagtccctccagcatacagtccaatgtaagatacatcactccccctgcattCAGTCACTCCAGCATACAgtgccatgtaagatacatcactcccaCTGTCTTCagtccctctaacatacagtcccatgtaaaatacatcactccccctgcattCAGtcactccagcatacagtcctatgtaagaaACATCACTCCCActgtcttcagcccctccagcatacagtcccatgtaaaatacataatTCTCCCctgccttcagcatacagtcccatgtaaaatacataattctcccctgccttcagcctctccagcatacagtcccaagtaaaataAATCACTCCcattgccttcagcccctccaaaataTAGTCCAATATAAGATACATCACTCCTCCTGCATTCAGtcactccagcatacagtcccatgtaagatacatcactccccctgcattcagtccctccagcatacagtcccatgtaagatgcaTCACTCCCCCTGCATTCAGTCACTCCAGCATACAGTGCCaagtaagatacatcactcccaCTGTCTTCagtccctctaacatacagtcccatgtaaaatacatcaccccCCCTGCATTCagtccctccagcatacagtccaatgtaagatacatcactccagcatacagtcccatgtaagatacatcactccccctgcattCAGtcactccagcatacagtcctatgtaagaaACATCACTCCCActgtcttcagcccctccagcatacagtcccatgtaaaatatatCACTCCCACTGTCTTCagtccctccagcatacagtcccatgtaaaatacatcactcccactGTCTTCAGCCcgtccagcatacagtcccatgtaattagATCCCCCCACctccctctaacatacagtattCAGTACACTACAAGGAttattattcctcctcccttcagcccctacaACAAGGTCCCCAAGTAAAGAGAACCGCCAATCTCCTCCTCCACAGTCCACACACAGCCACCTGCAGAAACTCCAGTATAATCCTGAGGCCCCGCCCCACGGATGACGAGACCCCGCCTCTTCCTATGACATCATACCTGCCAGGATCCACTCCACCATCCTAGTCACTACCGGAGGGGAGCACCATGGTGTCGGCAGGCAGTGCCTCGTATTTCCAGAGAACTGGCATCGTGTGGATGGCTGTCATCTCCCTGGCCATGGGCTTCTTCACAGTAAGGGGGCTGGCTGAGGGGGCGGGCAGGGCCGTAGGAGAAGGGAGCAGTCTATGCTGTGCTCGGCTGCAATTGACTGAAACTCTTAGTGATAGACGTACAGTGACATGTGACACAAGTGGCAGCTCAGGTATAGTCTATGAGGAATGACAAGTCACAGGGTTGTCACATGCAATCCTGCTGTGCCTCCAAGCTTTCTCCGTATTACAGTCACCATAGCTGGATCCTGCTGGATTcccactgggggagatttattgaaACTTTattgaaaactggcttagtttccacCACAACCAGAGTgaacctttaattttccaaaggcgcCCTGAAAAATGAAtattggaatctggttgctaggggcaactaagccagttttcctttgcaccagtgttgataaatctcccccactgggTTTCTTTCTGCCACAAAAaatactgcaatatatatattatatgggaCACAGTTATACTACATGTCTACTATATCTTCTAAATGTAttacaggggttttctgagactttattactgggggtctgacacccaggggCCCCGCCagtaagctgtttgagaaggcaccggcgttcGCAGTAGCACATTGTACAGCCGCCTTCTCTCAGCTCGCCAAGCACAGTGccctacattgtatagcggctgtggttGGTATCatgcttggctccattcacttctatggagctgagctgtgcctaggacaggccatgtgaccaatgaatgtaatgtccctggcctaggaaaagctgagagaaggctgcggcgctactgcgttctccaacagctgatcctcaatgtcggacccccactaatcggatattgatgacctaaccagaGGATAGGTAATCGGTGATAAAAGTCTCCAGAAACCcccgttaaagggattctgtcacctcgttttagcctatagagatgCGAACATGAGCGGCTAAAgcaccgctagcatgtccgcaatatacctgtcccatatctctgagtggttttattgtgtttaaaaaatgattttatagatatgtaaatgaccctggtaaggaTCCCAAGGGGCTGtaataaccgttctggagcccagccacgcccccctgtgagaaagcccagcaccgcctgcggcgttctccgaatctcctccttgctcacaaagttagaTCGCCGTgagctcgcacatgcgcagttctttccctgaggctgatgccagcacagggaaggaacactatgccagaACTGCACTTGCGCGAGCTCGCTCATCGCGAGATAACAGCGATCTAActgattcggaggacgcaggcggtgctgggctccttcacaggggtgcatggctgggcaccaagaaggttagtacagccccttgggctccttaccagggtcatttacatatctataaaatccttttttaaacacaataaaagcacacagccctataggacagctatattgtggacatgctagcggcgatctagccgtgaaTGTCCGCAGCcctataggctaaaacgaggtggCAGAAACCACACACAGCTATAGACTGTCCATTACGTATTATAAAGGTATTATTGTATGAAACACACTGCTATAGACTGTCCATTAAATGCTCTCTGTGATTGATATGCTATTGCTTCCATTTGCAGTGGACAGTTTTCTGGCCTACACAAGTCCCGTATGAGCAGCTAGGACCTCTAGGATCATTTGCACAGTTCATGGTTAAGAATCACtacagagcattatatattgggtATGTATTGCTTTAAGGAGTGGCTTCAGGGATGGACTGGAAATttaatgtggccctggaaaaaactaaaagtggccccatgttgtaggcggaatcaaaggtggggcaacacaagcagGGTCAGCAATACAACAGGGCAgcccaatatactgccccagcagctgtccatcagtggtggccatcaGTAGCTGCCACTGTTCTGTCCTGCACCTCCTCCAGTTGTTTCTGGTTAAGGTATGGAGTGTTGGGCTTAGAAGGTGAAATTCGGGCACCAGCACTAAGCGATCTATACCTTCAGTGCTGCCTATACTTCCCCTAATGACCGCTATATTGCCCAACCCCAGCCTGTGGTGCCTGTGTCCCTCCGCCATTTCTGCACTGCCTCATGTAGTAGCCTGTAAGGGTGAACAACAGGGCAGGGAGCCATAGGCTACCATGCTCGGCCGCAGTATTCAACGCTATCCTAGATCTGTGGACAgccatacagttgaattcaggagggcacctaagGCATCAGCCGGGAACATAAcggcagtgaggagggcttgggtgcccACCATgccatcggcccaccgggaaatgttCCTGTAGTGTTTGTGGCCCGTCAACTACAGAGTGGTTTCTAATGTGGCTCTCAGAGTTGGTAGCCATCAAGACTAGAGCCGTTACTAGATTGTTCTAAAGTTGCCCTTTTGTTAtttaaaggctaggtgcaccttttggggcaatttttttttatttattattgcattatacttattttaagctaaaataatttttccaattggtctttattaactatatggaatcctttttttgtgtgtatagagCGGAGATGCTCTACCAGCTGCCCGTGGGTTGTCTTTTctgtcatctgaggagcagatggactccttatctctgctatcTGACCTTTATGAACACAAGCTCAATCCTACCTTACTGATAAGCATGTGGCATAagcgtttatgacctctcagcagATTAGAGATCAGTCACAcagcagttaaccctttgtgactgaacagctcaatatttttaataaaggccaattgaaaatatgattttaagttaaatgcaatcataaaaaaactactccaaaggtgtacatagcctttaaaggggttgtctcacttcagcaaatagcattaattatgtagaggaagttaatacatggcacttactaatgtattgtcattgtccatattgcttcctttgctggcttgattacttttttccatcacactatacactgcttgtttccatggttacgatcacAATGCAAACCAGCAGCAGTGGTGGTGGTGaagagctgtatttacatgcagtgatcacctccacagtatagggaggcgTGATGTCTATTGCTAacactcgtcctcatacagattcatagtttctgggcagcaggtcgctgttacacagcacgatctgcttcccagaaagggtgattaagggtccattcacacatcctccactgttttgcggatccacaaaacgcagacaccagccgtgtgtgttccgcatatggccggcactataatggaaatgcctttttttgtccgtatctacggacaagaataggacatgttctatatttttgcggggccgtggaacggaagtgcggatgtggacagcacactgtgtgctattcgtatcttttgcggcccccattgaaaatgaattggtccgcaccctttccgcaaaattgcggaagggatgcggacccattttgcggacgtgtgaatggaccctaagatgtCTACACAAAATCACTTCACCCGATGTACAATGGTTTTGCTCGTTTATTGGGTAATTTCTGGCACCATTTACACTAgcaaattatcaggaacaaagctTCGTAGAAAAGTTCCTCCCTGATCATCTGCCCAACAATTGTAACATAGTTTGTGAGGCTGAAAAACTTGTCTCTCCTGTTCAggcagtgtaagggtccattcacacgtccgtagtgtattgcggatccacaatacacctggCTGGCACccacatagaactgcctattcttgtccgctattgcggacaagaacaggacatgttcatttttttttttccggggccGCGCTCCCGAAATgcgcatgcggacagcacactgtgttctgtccacatccattcctgccccatagagaattaatgggtccgcacccgtttcgGACAATTGCGGACACAttttacggacgtctgaatggagcctaatgggTATCAATGTCCTGGCTTTAGTCTGTACTAGTGAAGGGAGCACATGCCAGCTTTATCACACAGCCAGTGTTTGTTcagggatttccatcagtgattgggagccaaaaccaggtgtgggtctaaAATACAGAACCGAATGAAATACCTTATCGCTATGTAGGCTGTacctcacaatcactgatcaaatactgattgtaTAAAAGCGACCTTAAGGCACCTGCATTACCAGATGAACTGCTGTTTAAGGGTAGGTTCACCTGTGCAGCAGGTAagtccagcagaggagcagaccacTGGAATTACTGTATCCAACATAGCCGGGCACTGCCAGATCCCCATACACTGAAAATCCCAGCGTTCTTCTGCAAATATACCTGTTATACAAGATAGAAAAAACATGCCTGTCACTGTAGCAGTTGCTCCGGGCCCCACTGTAGCAGTTGCTCCGGGCCCCACCGCAGCAGGGAGCCCGGGCCGGCATACTACAGTCTAATGTCTAGAGAGGCTTGATAATTGCAGGAGGCAGACAGCGGTCTCGTCAGGCAGCGCAGGACCCCTCTCTCCCCATCACCTATGAACCTGCTCAGCTCTGGAGGCCCGGCCCTGCAGTGAGGAGTCTACATGATGTTTTTTACCAATTGCTGCGCCTGGTGGGGGGTTGTATGGCAAGCGTGGGCAATCTTGATTAGCCGatggagtgggggttgcacgggAGGAGTGGTTTGTGGGGTGGTGGGGGTCCCGTTCAGAAATGTACTGTGgggtccagtcatttctagttacgcacCTGACAGGACACAACCCATGTAAAGTCGCTGTTTCTAGAAGACAGGCGTGTTTTCTAAACCTGTACGCCACCATATAAGATCAATAGGGCAGATTAATCAGTCACGCCATACTTATAAAACCACAGCAAACCATAAAATCCAGGAGGCGTCCATAGTGAAAATAGACTTTGCTCACAGGAGTGAGTTCTGCAAAGCATGGCTGAACCGTCTTCCTGTGAGCACCGCTGCTGAATTAGTCTGCATATGTctccatttaaagaggacctttcatgggtccagactttataaactaagtatcagggtatgtagggcatacagcggggatctaatagcgcttacTATTTTCTCTGGGCGCAGCTCCGTTTGCCTGCTGTGGCCCCTGTTACATTCTCCCGCCCagagtttctcaatgggcgtctccttctctctgtgccgtgccgcgatccaatcacagcggagagcgtcacagccagggagaaacaaCAGCTCGCCTTCTCTCTGTGCCGTGCCGCGATCcagtcacagcggagagcgtcacagccagggagaaacagCTCGCCTTCTCCCTGTGCCGTGATCcagtcacagcggagagcgtcacagccagggagaaacagCTCGCCTTCTCCCTGTGCCGTGATCCAATCACagaggagagcgtcacagccagggagaaacaaCAGCTCGCCTTCTCTCTGTGCCGTGCCGCGATCcagtcacagcggagagcgtcacagcctgggagaaacaGCTCGCCTTCTCCCTGTGCCGTGATCcagtcacagcggagagcgtcacagccagggagaaacaaCAGCTCGCCTTCTCTCTGTGCCGTGCCGCAATCCAGttacagcggagagcgtcacagcctgggagaaacaGCTCGCCTTCTCTCTGTGccgtgccgcgatccaatcacagcggagagagtCACAGCCCGGGAGAAACAGCTCGCCTTCTctctgtgccgcgatccaatcacagcggagagcgtcacagccagggagaaacaaCAGCTCGCCTTCTCTCTGTGccgtgccgcgatccaatcacagcggagagcgtcacagcctgggagaaacaACAGCTCGCCTTCTCTCTGTGccgtgccgcgatccaatcacagcggagagcgtcacagccagggagaaacagCTCGCCTTCTCCCTGTGCCGTGATCcagtcacagcctgggagaaacaACAGCTCGCCTTCTCCCTGTGCcgtgatccaatcacagcggagagcgtcacagccagggagaaacaaCAGCTCGCCTTCTCCCTGTGCCGTGATCcagtcacagcggagagcgtcacagccaggaagaaacAGCTCGCCTTCTCCCTGTGCcgtgatccaatcacagcggagagcgtcacagccagggagaaacagCTCGCCTTCTCCCTGTGCCGTGATCCAgtcacagcagagagcgtcacagccagggagaaacaaCAGGTCGCCTTCTCTCTGTGCCGTGATCcagtcacagcggagagcgtcacagccagggagaaacaaCAGCTCGCCTTCTCTCTGTGCCGTGCCGCGATCCAGttacagcggagagcgtcacagcctgggagaaacaGCTCGCCTTCTCTCTgtgctgtgccgcgatccaatgacagcggagagcgtcacagccagggagaaacaaCAGCTCGCCTTCTCTCTGTGCCGTGCCGCGATCCAGttacagcggagagcgtcacagcctgggagaaacaGCTCGCCTTCTCTCTgtgctgtgccgcgatccaatgacagcggagagcgtcacagcctgggagaaacaGCTCGCCTTCTctctgtgccgcgatccaatcacagtggagagcgtcacagcctaGGAGAAACAACAGCTcgccttctctctggctgtgacgctctcctgtGATTGGATCgctccacatgataaatgccatttactgaaatgAGACGACAACTTTGAGTCTCCATCACAGATAAGAAGTGAAGCATAAAACCCTCGGTGGACTCCATTATAGTGTCGGGCTCCTTTGTCCCTGGCTGGAGTTCAGTTTC
The sequence above is a segment of the Bufo gargarizans isolate SCDJY-AF-19 chromosome 6, ASM1485885v1, whole genome shotgun sequence genome. Coding sequences within it:
- the TMEM254 gene encoding transmembrane protein 254, which codes for MVSAGSASYFQRTGIVWMAVISLAMGFFTWTVFWPTQVPYEQLGPLGSFAQFMVKNHYRALYIGFWLAWAVHICEALYSLRVCSNKGITDSGARLQWLVQTFLFGIASLRLLLRYNPGKKRR